The Pelobates fuscus isolate aPelFus1 chromosome 2, aPelFus1.pri, whole genome shotgun sequence genome has a segment encoding these proteins:
- the LOC134586068 gene encoding olfactory receptor 2A7-like — translation MLLDMVSVEGGRISLIGCMIQMSTCLFQGQTECILLAVMAYDRYIAICFPLRYTVIMSWKLCKNITVIVWVGSFLQTNLPVITQPPKFCQEKHINHFVCEILAVLKLARGNIHLFEKNIFFGSLFTLLVPFAFIFVTYICIILSVLKIHSVDGRNKAFSTCASHLTVVCMFYGTMLYIY, via the exons ATGTTACTGGACATGGTTTCTGTAGAAGGTGGAAGAATATCATTAATCGGCTGCATGATACAGATGTCTACATGCCTTTTCCAGGGACAAACGGAATGTATCCTTCTTGCTGTAATGGCGTATGATCGCTACATTGCAATATGCTTCCCCTTACGGTATACAGTCATTATGAGCTGGAAGTTGTGTAAGAACATTACTGTGATTGTCTGGGTGGGGAGCTTTCTACAGACCAACCTTCCTGTAATAACACAACCTCCTAAATTCTGCCAAGAAAAACATattaatcactttgtttgtgaGATCTTGGCCGTTCTAAAACTTGCACGTGGTAACATTCacctttttgaaaaaaatatattttttggaagTTTATTTACACTTTTAGTtccttttgcatttatttttgtgacttatatctgtattatattatcaGTATTGAAGATCCATTCTGTTGATGGAAGGAACAAGGCTTTTTCCACATGTGCCTCCCATCTGACTGTAGTATGTATGTTTTATGGAActa tgctatatatatat
- the LOC134586069 gene encoding olfactory receptor 2A7-like, producing the protein MENSNQTQVTEFILDGLSRDRRTQLFLFVLFLLMYVITVFGNTALIGTVIASPKMHTPMYYFLCHLSFLDLFYSLSIIPKMLLDMVSVEGGRISLIGCMIQMCTCLFLGQTECILLAVMAYDRYIAICFPLRYTVIMSWKLCKNITVIVWLGSFLQTSLPIISQPPNFCHEKHINHFVCEILAVLKLACGNIHLFEKMIFFGSLFTLLVPFVFISGTYICIILSVLKIQSVDGRNKAFSTCASHLTVVCMFYGTSMTMYLGPIKNASEKHKYVTIIYGTITPMLNPLIYSLRNNEVKKYLKKLLPE; encoded by the coding sequence ATGGAGAACAGCAACCAAACCCAGGTGACAGAATTTATTCTAGATGGGCTTTCTCGTGATCGCAGGACTCAACTGttcctttttgttttgttcttattAATGTATGTGATAACCGTTTTTGGGAATACTGCTttaataggtacagttatagctAGCCCTAAAATGCACACCCCAATGTACTATTTCCTCTGCCATTTATCCTTTCTGGATTTATTCTACTCACTGAGCATTATCCCTAAGATGTTACTGGACATGGTTTCTGTAGAAGGTGGAAGAATATCATTAATCGGCTGCATGATACAGATGTGTACATGCCTTTTCCTGGGACAAACAGAATGTATCCTTCTTGCTGTAATGGCGTATGATCGCTACATTGCAATATGCTTCCCCTTACGGTATACAGTCATTATGAGCTGGAAGTTGTGTAAGAACATTACTGTGATTGTCTGGTTGGGGAGCTTTCTACAGACCAGCCTTCCAATAATTTCACAGCCTCCTAACTTCTGCCATGAAAAACATATTAATCACTTTGTATGTGAGATCTTGGCCGTTCTAAAACTTGCATGCGGTAACATTCACCTTTTTGAAAAAATGATATTTTTTGGAAGTTTATTTACACTTTTAGTtccttttgtatttatttctggGACttatatctgtattatattatcaGTATTGAAGATCCAATCTGTTGATGGAAGGAACAAGGCTTTTTCCACATGTGCCTCCCATCTGACTGTAGTATGTATGTTTTACGGAACTAGTATGACCATGTACCTGGGACCAATAAAAAATGCTTCTGAAAAACATAAATATGTCACAATTATATATGGTACTATAACACCAATGTTAAACCCTTTGATCTACAGTTTGAGAAACAATGaggttaaaaaatatttaaaaaaattattgccTGAGTAA